CTGATGCCGGGCATGACGATGGGGCTCGGAATCGTGGTGATGACCCGCGAGGCGTCCAGGCTGCAGATGGTCAAGCGACGATCGAAAGCCATGCGCACCGCCGCCCGTGTCGGGGTGCGCACGGCCGCCGGCCGACTACGGCGGCAGACCAGGCTGGCCAACGGCGGGGCACTGATCGCCCAGACCCTGAAGACCGCACTCGCCGCCGGGGCGTCGATCTGGACGAACACCGGTCTGGTCGACCTGATCACCGAGGACGGCCGGGTCGTCGGCGTCGTCGCCGACCGGGACGGCCACACCATCCGGATTCGCGCCCGTCATGCCGTGCTGCTGAGCTCAGGTGGTTTCGGCCGTAACCCCGAGATGCGCAAACGGTACTCGAGGCAGCCGAACGACGGAACGTGGACCAGCGCCAACCCGGGTGACACCGGCGAGGCGATCGAGGCCGCCATGCGCCTGGGCGCCGCCGTCGACTTCATGGACGAGGCCCTGTGGATCCCGGCCTCCATCCAGCCCGGCGGCCGTCCGAGCATGCACAACGGCGAACGCTGCAAACCGGGTTCGATCATCGTCGACCGGGCCGGACGCAGGTACTTCAACGAAGCCGTCTCCTACATGGAAGCCGGCCGCCAGATGTACGCCCACAACGTAGACGGGGAATCCATCCCGAGCTGGCTCGTCATGGACGCCCGCCACCGCTCCCGCTACCTGTTCGCGTTCCGTCCCAACACCCCACAGGAATGGCTCGCCAGCGGCTACATGAAGAAAGCCGACACGCTCGACGAGCTCGCGCGGGCATGCGGCATCGACCCCGCCGGTCTGGCCACCACCGTGACCCGCTTCAACACCTTCGCGAGACGGGGCACGGACCCCGATTTCCACCGCGGCGAAGGTGCCCACGAAAAGTACCAGGGCGACTACGGCAACAAGCCGAACGCGTCGCTCGCACCCGTCGAGAAGGCACCGTTCTACGCCGTCGAACTCTACCCGGGCGACGTCGGCACCAGCGGTGGTCTCCTGTGCGACGAACACGCCCGCGTGCTCGACACCAACCACGACCCGATCCGCGGCCTCTACGCCGCCGGGAACTGCACCGCCTCGGTGATGGGCCGCACCTATCTCGGCGCGGGTGCCAGCATCGGCAACAGTTTCGTCTTCTCCTACATCGGCATGAAACACGCCGCCCAGGCCGCCTCCGCGGACCGGGCGGACACATGACCGCGCAAAAAAGAGGGCGGCCCCGAGGGCCGGTGGTACACGTCGACCCCATCGGCGCCGACCTCGAACTCGAACCCGGAGAGACGATCATCGAGGCCGCGTGGCGCCTCGGGTACCACTGGCCCACCGTCTGCCACGGCCAGGCAACGTGCGCGGTCTGCCACCTTGAGATCCTCACCGGCATCGAACACCTGACACCCCCCGACCACGACGAACGGGACGCCCTCGAACACCGACTCCCCGGCGCGCACCGCCGTGACCTCACCAGCCTCCGGCTCGCCTGCCGAGCGCAGGCGACCGGCGACGTCACCGTGCGCAAGAAAGGCGTCCGGCGTCGGCAGGCAGTACCGACCGGCCCATGTCCACCCGTCGTCGACGAGCAGGAGCGCTGACCTGTGCAGAATCCTCACAACGGAGGCGGTACGGCGACCGGTGTGGACAGGCCCATACCCGCGGTTGACGATGACAGCCGCGGCTTCTGGCACGGCGGGGCTGCCGGGCAGCTCCTGATCAGCGTGTGCGCGGCGTGCGAACGGCTGTTCCATCCGCCGGCGCCGATCTGCCCTGGCTGCTATTCCCGGTCGATCTCGTCCCGGCCGGTCTCGGGCCGCGGGACGGTGGTGACCTACACGGTCGTCCGCCGCCCGTGGATCCCCGGCTACGAGCCGCCCTACGTCGTGGCCCGGGTGGTGCTCGCCGAGCAGCCCGATCTGCACCTGTTGACCAACGTGGTCGACTGCGACGTCGAAGCGGTCAGCACCGGCATGGAGGNCGAGGTGACCTTCGAACAGCGAGGGGACGTGTTCGTACCGATGTTCCGGCCGGC
Above is a window of Parafrankia discariae DNA encoding:
- a CDS encoding 2Fe-2S iron-sulfur cluster-binding protein, coding for MVHVDPIGADLELEPGETIIEAAWRLGYHWPTVCHGQATCAVCHLEILTGIEHLTPPDHDERDALEHRLPGAHRRDLTSLRLACRAQATGDVTVRKKGVRRRQAVPTGPCPPVVDEQER
- a CDS encoding Zn-ribbon domain-containing OB-fold protein, with the protein product MDRPIPAVDDDSRGFWHGGAAGQLLISVCAACERLFHPPAPICPGCYSRSISSRPVSGRGTVVTYTVVRRPWIPGYEPPYVVARVVLAEQPDLHLLTNVVDCDVEAVSTGMEXEVTFEQRGDVFVPMFRPAGQGQAGQGQAVEAWIA
- a CDS encoding FAD-binding protein — encoded protein: MSNSDAGYDHAVDVVVVGSGGGLGGAVTAAASGLETLLIEKQPLLGGSTAMSGGVLWLPNNPLMQADDVPDSLEQALAYFDSVVGDAGPASSPQRRVAYVTEGAAMVRFLQNLGMRFERCEGYSDYYAGVAGVRGGSARGRSLEPAVTDGRQLGPWFDKLMPGMTMGLGIVVMTREASRLQMVKRRSKAMRTAARVGVRTAAGRLRRQTRLANGGALIAQTLKTALAAGASIWTNTGLVDLITEDGRVVGVVADRDGHTIRIRARHAVLLSSGGFGRNPEMRKRYSRQPNDGTWTSANPGDTGEAIEAAMRLGAAVDFMDEALWIPASIQPGGRPSMHNGERCKPGSIIVDRAGRRYFNEAVSYMEAGRQMYAHNVDGESIPSWLVMDARHRSRYLFAFRPNTPQEWLASGYMKKADTLDELARACGIDPAGLATTVTRFNTFARRGTDPDFHRGEGAHEKYQGDYGNKPNASLAPVEKAPFYAVELYPGDVGTSGGLLCDEHARVLDTNHDPIRGLYAAGNCTASVMGRTYLGAGASIGNSFVFSYIGMKHAAQAASADRADT